The following nucleotide sequence is from Alkalihalobacillus sp. LMS39.
CAGAGCATGCTAACATTGTTAGATGAATCCGAACAGAAAAAGCGGATACAACTAAAGCAAATCGTAAATGTTAAAGAAGTGTGACATCGTAAAGAAATAATATTAGAATTGTAACGGAAATTACACATTAGATCAGACAATCACCTTGTATAATAGGAGAGAAAGAAAAACGATAAAATGAATAGGAAGTGAATGAGCGTGATCGTTCATGATTTGGTCGAAACAAAACAATATTTTGTGGAAGAAACAAAGCCAAATTTTTATGTGATTTATGACAAGTATGAAAATCAGTTTGCGATGTTTCAAGGGAAAGACTGCAAAACGGAAGACATCGGTACAGAAGAGGTTGTAAAAATTCTACATGGAGATGATGAATTTTCTCTTCGTCAAGTAGATAGTTATACGGTTGGAAAAGAATATGCTTCTATCCAAGATATTTTATTTGCAGTAAAACAAACACACAAAGAAATATTTATATAACAAGTGTAAAGGTAACGGAGTCATCCTGTTACCTTTTTTATATAGGATTTTTTTCGTTCCAACATTTTTAATCTATAAATCTTCTATAATTTTGTGTAAGATGTAAGTAGTGTAAAAATAATCCAATGACTACATAGTGAGAAGGCGGAAGAGAATGTTGAAAAAGATGCAGCACTACTATATTATGTTGACGGTGTTTCTGTTAGCTGCTTGTTCTATTGTGACAGAAGGAAGTACAGTGACTGAAAGTATAGATGAAGGAAATGAACTATACCCTGGAATAAAAATTAAAAGTGAAATTAAGCGTGATAAAGACTATCATTATGCAGTCCATTATCCGCTAACAGATAGTCAAGAAATCAATGATGAAATCAAAACATATATTGATACCCGAGTGACAAAGTTTATGATCGACATGGCAGAGGACAAGCTAGGAGAGCCTGTAGTTGGTTTACATATTGATTTTGAAATTACGTATTTCACTCCTGACTATTTCTCAGTTGAATTCTCTGAAACTCTTTTTGTTGATGAAGCGATGACAAACATGATTCCATTTAATTTTAATCGAGTGGAAAATAGAAAAATAGAGTTACAAGAATTGTTTGTAGGGGAAGAAGAAATAACCATAGTGGAACCAAATGATGAACATGAAATCGTTGACTTTTTAGTAAAAGAGCCCGTGATAAGGTTTTATGAAAAAAACGGAGAAATTATCGATCTGCCTAAAGCACAATTAGTTGGGCAACTTCAGCCAGAGTTTCTTTCTGGCTACGAAAAAAAAGAAAAAAAGACTAAAGAAAACAAAGGAACAAAGGAAGAAAAGATGGAAAAAGGAAAAGAAGAAAAACAAAAAGCTAATCAAAAACGAATCGCGTTAACTTATGATGATGGTCCACACCATTTGTATACGCTGCAAATTCTAGAGGAATTAGAAAAATACGGAGCTCATGCTACTTTTTTTGTATTAGGAAATCGGGCCGAGTTTCATCCTGATATTGTGTTAGAAACGATGGAAGCTGGTCATGAAATTGGGAACCATTCGTGGAGTCACCCGAAATTTTCGGGGTTATCCAAAAAACAAATTGTAAATCAAATTGAAAAAACACAAGATGTGGTTCATTCCATTACAGGAGAATATCCAACATTTGTTAGAACGCCATATGGGTCAATGAGTGATTCAATTTTAAATGCGATTAATATGCCAGTTGTGTTATGGTCAGTTGATCCAAAAGATTGGAAAGTATCATCGAGTCAGGCTGTAATAGACAATGTGTTGAACAATGTGGAAGATGGCTCAATCATATTACTTCATGATACATACGAACATACTGTCAATGCGACAGCCGCAATTGTTGAAACCTTATCTGAAGAAGGTTATGAATTCGTAACGGTAACGGAATTGTTAGGCTTAGATGAAGAAGAAAGTCAACGAGCGATGGTCATTAACTCAGGTACACCAAAATAGGAAGAGACGGGAATCTAACGGTTCCCTTCTTTTCCTGTCTTAGTCATGTAACACTCCTATTGAATCATTGGGGTATATTGTGCACTACTTTGCCATAATAGTACTGTCTTTTCTGTTCCACTGGCGTGGTTTACAGAAGATTCTTTATTTAGCACAACGGTCTTAAGTGTGGTGGCTGCTGCGTTATTTAGCTTATGGAGTTGTGCTCGTGTGAAAAAGTAGAAAGATTGAAATGTAAGAAGAAATCAACTAAGCTGAATAGAAGAGGTGGAAATAATGATTCGAGTTTTATTTGTTTGTCTTGGAAATATATGTCGGTCACCGATGGCAGAAGCCGTGTTTCGAAAGAAAGTGAAAGAAGCTGGATTACAAAATAAAATCCAAGTAGACTCAGCAGGAACAGGAAATTGGCATACGGGGAAACGACCACATGAAGGAACAGTAATGATTTTAGAGAAGAATAAGGTTGACCATTCAGGGATAACGGCTAGACAAGTAGAAGAAAGTGATTTACAAGCTTTTGACTATATTGTTGCCATGGATGCTGAAAATATCGGAGTGTTGCGGTCGTTAGCGGGTCATGAGCGCACGGGTGACATGTCAAGATTATTAGACTATTTACCTGATAGTGATGTGGCTGATGTACCTGATCCGTATTATACTGGCAATTTTACAGAAGTGTACGCTCTTGTTGAGGATAGCTGTACTCATTTATTAGCATATATAAAAGAACAGCATCAATTATAGAAAAGTGGCTCATCAACATTTGTTGAAAAGCCACTTTTCTTTTGGGCATGATGGTATTATTGTTCGTTAAGTTGATCAACAGGAACGGTCATTTCATCTTCGGGATTTTCTGCCTTAAAAACACGAGCCGTGCCTGCCTCTTTATCGACATGCTGAATCCATACCGGTGTGCCGTTATAATTCACATCAATTTCTTGAGCAGATTCAAGAATTTCTTGAGCGCGTTGTGTATTCATTTGCTTTTTCTCCTTTTTTCGTTTTGATTTTACACCTTCATTATGAGCATTTCTCCATGGAAACATGCACCGTGACACCTTTGATTTTCTAGATAAAAAGAAAGAAGAAAAAGATTCACAAAAAAAATAGTCACATGCCCGCTTTTGGATGAATAGAATGGGTTATGGTTAGGGCCATAACTGATTTCAAATTCCAGAGGGGTTGATATACATGTGTGGATTTACCGGCTGGATCGATTGGAAAAAAGATTTACGCCAACATCAAACAACAGTAGAAAATATGGCAAAGACGTTATCGCTTCGTGGCCCAGATGATAGCAATGTATGGACATCACGCCATGCAGCGTTTGGTCATACACGGCTAGTCGTCGTAGACCCTAAAGGCGGAGTGCAGCCAATGACGAAAGAAGTGAATCAGCGTTCGTATACAATCGCCTATAATGGTGAGTTGTACAATACAGAAGATTTACGAAAAGAATTAGCTATTAGAGGATATACATTTAAAGGGCATTCGGATACGGAAGTATTACTTACGGCATATATTGAATGGGGATTTCATTGTCTAGAAAAACTAAATGGGATTTTCGCCTTTGCAATTTGGAACGAAGAAGACGAAAGCTTATTATTAGCAAGAGATCGACTTGGAGTCAAACCGTTGTTTTATACTGTACACCATGGGCAACTTTTATTTGCTTCTGAAATGAAAGCTTTACTCGCTCATGAATCCGTTCGTCCGGTAGTGGATGAAACAGGTTTAGCAGAAGTGTTAGGATTAGGCCCATCACGTTCACCGGGAAATGGTGTGTTTTCAGATATTGAAGAATTAAGACCGGCGCATATGATGCTTTATGACAGAAACGGCGCAAAGATTAGCCGATATTGGTCATTAAAAAGTGAAAAACATAGAGAAAATGTTGAGGAAACGGCAGAACATGTCCGTTATTTACTAACGGATACAGTGGAAAGACAATTAGTAGCGGATGTCCCCGTCGGAACGTTTTTATCAGGTGGGGTCGATTCAAGTGCCTTAACCGCATTAGCAGCAGATGTGTTTAAGAAAAAAGGCCGTGGCACATTACGAACATATTCAGTTGATTATGCAGACAACGATAAATATTTTAAAGCGAATGACTTTCAACCTAACTCGGACGGCCCATGGATTAGAAAAATGGTCGATGATTTTGGCACGATTCATAACAACCATGTCATTACGATGGATGATCTAGCTGGATATTTGAAAAAAGCGGTGGAAGCTCGTGATTTACCAGGTATGGCAGACATTGATTCCAGCTTACTATGGTTTTGTGAAAAAATAAAAGACGATGTAACTGTAGGATTATCTGGCGAATGTGCGGATGAAATTTTTGGTGGCTATCCATGGTTTCATAAGCCGGAAGGGTAATGAAACAAAAATACGGGTATTCTTACCTTGCTCCTGTTTTATAGGGAAGTGACAATTAAAACAAAAAGCAGGAAAAGGTGCTTTTTGTTTTAATTTTGTAAAGTGATATCACTAATTTTCCAATCATCTGACTTAGTAAGTTCAAATATCCAATTATCTTTGTAGCTGTTATTGTCATTGAAGGTGGATTTAAAAGAGACCGTAATAATTATTATATCATCTTCTAAGTATGAAAAGTCTAGAAATTCAACTAAAGAATTATCCCATGTCCAAGATATTAAACTATCATTAAAATATAAAGTGTTATTATTATATTCAGATTCTTCAATAAGATATTCTTTTCCCTCGGAATAGTCATTGCTATCTAAAAATTTTTTTATTGTATTAAATGCAACTGATATACTTTTTGTTTCGACGGAAACCGTTTTTTGTTTATATTCAAGAGATGAAATGGTTTCTTTTAGCTTCTTATTTTCATCTAGTACCGCTTCAATATCAATATCACTATAATTATAAAATTTTGCTTGGTCATCAATAATAAACAATGCTGCTACAATTAAACATAATGCAAGTATTGAAAATAATAGACTTTGTTTTTTCATCATAACCTCCATCAATCTGTTCTGACAATGTTAACATAAAAGGTTTTATATAAAAAGGTTATAAAAGGACTAACATACATTTGATGATATGTACCTATTTATATAAAAAATGGTAGATGTTAGAGTTATCGTTGTAAAAAAATAAAAAAAATGGAGGTTTTTGGATGAAAAAAATGTTAGGTAGTACATTGTTTATGTTTGTTGTATTTTCGGTTTGTTTTGCGATTAACGCTGGGGCACAAAGTTTAGGCGGTGAGGAAACGGAAATAGAGATTAAGTATTTTGAAGAACTATCAGAGGAAGAGAAGCAAAAAGTATTACAAGACATTAAAAATCTTGAAGATAAAGACGTAACGGATACTCCTATAACAAGTATTACATCTAGCGATGAATTTATTGCGAATAATCAATTTACGCGTCCGATAATCTATAACTTTAATTTTACGGTTAGAGATAGATTGAAAAGCAAAACTTTCAGCAATAGCAACGTGGTAGGGGAGCACATAAGGGTAAATATGAATTTATTAGATTCACCAACTGTTGGTGTGCTTTTTATTTTATATAAAAGTAATGGGACAGCTGTAGGTCTGGAAAGCTTTAAAGGGGGAACTCTCTCAAATAGAACGTTTCGAAATGCGGGAAAAGGTAGTTTCTACTTTGTAGTAACAGGTGATAGTTCTAGTATCGCCGCTCGAGGAAAGGGCACAATCCAATCCACAATTAGTGGATTTTAAGGTGGATTGAAGTAATATTTAATTGACTAAAGCAGGGTACACCTACCTTAGCGAATACTCAAGCTTGATAGGTGTATGCCTGCCTTTTTCATGTCTAAAATAAACAATTTTTTCAAAGATGGTTTCAAGTAATTCTTTTTGTGTTGGGGGATCTGCTTTGTGAAAATGCTCCACAATATCAGTAAGGTTTTTAATTTTTTCATACTTTGTATCTGGAGAGTCCATATCAAAATCCATGTCCGCTAATGTTAAAAGTAATTCTTGTTCGCGTTCGTTTAATTTAACCGTTCGTGAATACAATTCATCTTTATCAAACGGACTGTTTTCGTCCATGTACAAATCCAATAGTTTTTTCTTTTGGGTTGTTACGGTTTCAAGCTCTTCCTTTAATAAGAGCAATTCCTGTTCATCATTTTGTGGGTTTTTCACCATGGATAAGAAATAGTCTTTAGAGGTAATTAGCATATGTAATTCTTTAAGAATGATATCCACCAACTTTGATTCGCTCGCTGTTCGGAAGCATTTAGAACAACGATAATAGACCTTTTGGTCACGCTTATCATAATTTCCATTCATACCATGTTCCTCACAGTGCCCACATTTTAATATACCAGTAAGCATCAATTTCCCCTTTCGAGAATCTGTCACTTGTTTGGATTTCATTTTTTTCTGTACTTGTCGGAATAATATTTCATTCACTATTGGCGGGTGAGTGTTGTATCTAACCTTATCACCATACCGGAATACACCAATATACATATCATTCGTTAGGATTAGCCGAACAGAGGAGAAGCTCCAAGGTTTACCAGAACGTTTCGTTTTTATGCCTTTTTGGTTAAGCTTTTCAGCAATGGCCCGATAACCATAACCATCTGCATATAACTGAAACATCCACCGAACGATTTCTGCTTCCTCTTCTATAATCTCACAATTAAAATCAGTATCAAATTTATAACCAAATAATTCTTGAGCGCCAGGCTTTTTTCCTTCATCAACCATTTGTTCCAATCCGACTTTCACACGTTCGACTAATTGCTCACGTTCCCATTGAGCGAGTGCTGCAACTAAGGTTACAAATAACCGTCCCATTGCCGTACTCGTATCATAAACCTCTGTTGCGGAACGAAAAGCAACATTATGGTCCTCAAACTCTTTTAAAAGAGCGTACAAGTCAATAACTGAACGAGTTAACCTGTCCAACTTATAAACAAGTATAACATCAATTTCACCTTTTTTTATGTCTTTTAACATTTTTTGCATTTGAGGACGATTAATATTTTTTGCGCTCCATCCTTCTTCCACATACTCATGGCTCACATCCCAACCTTGAGAAGTTGCAAACGCACGTAACCGTTCCAATTGAGCGGAGATGGAAAAGCCTTCTTTTACTTGTTCATCCGTAGATACTCGAACATATATTGCACAAGTCAATGTAATCACCTTCCATATTCATAAATATGTGGACTAAGGACAAATATGAGGACTAGCTAGACAGTTTATATACTCGCTCCATATTCATATGGAGAACTTCTTCAAGGTCGCTAATCATAATTAGAAAGTAATCAGCTTGTCCGATTAATTCGCCACAACGCCCTTTTAAGTTTAAGTCATCGACAACAGTAGGGATGTGGATTTTGAATTGAGAAGGTTCAGGACCTTTTAATAATGCTGCTTGTGTGACAGAGACAAAGCTAAGACAATCATGAAAATCCTCTGAAAAGAATCTATCAACCGGGCCTTCGAGTATATATTCCTCATATTCTTTGCTAAATCTTACAGGAACCAATAACCACAAAGGTTGAAGTATTCCATTACTATCGTCGAAGTAAACGCGCAACGTCATGATGTAGGTTCTCCTCTCCAACTTGATTGGCTAATTTTTTCAGAATATCAATAGTAGAGTCATAGACTTTACCAGGTTGTAATGACTTACGACGATTTTTCTCATAATCATTTACGAATTGAACATGTTCATGGTGTCGTTTTCTTTCACGTTTAAATCCGTTGAAGCGTTCCTTGACCATATCCAACGGTAATTGAAACAACTCAGATAATTGAATAGGGGAGGTAGCTTGAGTTAAAGCTGGTTCAAAGATATGACGAGGCATTGCCGCATAGAGAGAAATCCAATAAGCTTGTTCCTCTTGTAACTTCTTAAAGTCCTTATGCATGCCTTTTTGAACTCCTGAATGCTCTAAGAAATGAGCAAGTTCGTGGAAGAAATCAGAGCGGATATGTTCAATGGATTGGTCTTCATTAAGGAAGATGAACGCACAATTGTTATCATAAAGGCAAAAGCTTTTCTTTTTATGAAATGTAACCTTAATATTAAAACAAGCCGCCATATTTTTAATGCTTAAATCTGAAATAGTAAGGATGTCTTTGTTTTTATATATTTTTATGAGTTTTTCTTCTCTAATTGTTGCAAATCTCATGATATTCCTCCTGGTCCTTTTTATTTATTATAAGAACAAATGTTCGTTTTGTAAATAAAAAGAAAAAGCCCAATAATTGGGCCAACTACGTTTCTGATTTTTTCTTTTTTCTATGTTCCAGTAATTTACTTATTTCTTCAGCACGAGTTTGAGATTGTTTATTTTTTTCGATTTCCAAATACTTTTCAAGGTCATGTAGTATTCTGTCAAACCTAGCCTGTTCCTGTTCAACTTTTTGAACGTTATTTAAATAAAAGCCGATATCGCGATTTAAAATTATATAGATTAATAATCCGAATCTTAAAGCACTTAATAACATATAGGTTAATAATAAAAGACTTATAACAGAGAAATACCAACCATAATCAAACATGAAACCTGCAGTCAAGGAAAAAAGTACATATGCAAATGAAGCCAAAAATGCATTTCGTATATACCTTAATAAATTTGTGAATTGTTCTCTCTCTAACCTAGAAAGTGCTGATTTAACAGAGAGAGTAGCTAATAAAGTAAAGGCAGTAAAATAAATACCAATGAAAATGGCAGCTAGGGTTATTAAGGTGCCATCGCTTTCTATAAGTGCTTCTGATAAATCTTTTATTAGAAATCGATTAAGTTCACTAATTAATACTATATTATCGCTATAACCTAATAAACTAATTGTTTTAAGGATTGAAACAAACAAAAATAGAAGAACCATTACGATTAAAATAAAACGATTTTCCAAAAATAAATAAATCTTATCAATAAGTTTCATTTTTTTATCCATGAATGGGACCTCCTATTTTTACATATTATCCTAAAAGGATGATTAAGAAAAGGAAATCACTCTGTTTCATCCCAATTGTTAGGTCTAATAACTGGAAGGTCTGCTGCGATAAGTTCTGTAACTTGGTTTCGCCACTCGCTATTTGCTAAACGATTTGATTGCTCATAATAGTATTTAGAAATTCCTATACCGACCGATTCAAATGCTGTTGAATTATTATTCTCTAAAATTACCTTTTTTAATAAACCATCATTTTTAAGGTCTGCCGTAGTAACTTTTCTGGTATTTGGATTATAATATTTAACCTTTACTGAAGCAAATATATCACTTTGAAGGTCAAGGACCTGTAACAAAGAAATTAAGCTATCAAACTCCATAGGATTAGATCTATGCCTTCCTTGACCTAAAGAAAGTGTTGCAACATTTGCTCCTAGTTCTCTGTAAGCTTGATAGGACTCATGTAATATTCTATAGGAGATTGATTGAGGATTCATTTCTTCTCCAGTGAAGAGACCAACATCGGTTGAAAGGAGATCTAATTTTATTTCTATATTACGAATATCTCCAGAGCTTCGAATTTCTCTAAATGATGCTGGTGTTTCAATAGGAATTAGTTCAAACTGCCAAGCCTCACCTTGGACCTTAGGGAGAAAAGAGTTTAAATATTGTTCAATGTGCATAGGTCTGGCTCCGAAATGATTGTATTCAATAATTGCTAAATGGTAAGTTGGTATAAACATACAAGTAGTTAATTCCAAGACATCCCCAGTAATTTCGGCCCTTTCATCTCGCCCTCTAGTACCAACAAAAGGCTTTTTATCTCTATAATTGGCAAAACCAACAATTCGGTCAAGTGAGTTATTATTTGGGTTTTGGTTGGGCATAAACATATCAATCAATGAGTAAGAACCATATTTATTTTCTATAAAACGAACATTTTCTTCTAATGATATTACGCCATCTAAAAAATCTGAAATGGATACATTTGTTCTATCTCCATTTTTGGATAAAAAACAATTAAAAAATTGTACTGTTGTAGGCATTATTAACCCTCCTATTAATTTGCGATATAAGAATTAATGGTATATGGCTATTAGTAAACAACAATTTTAAATAAAATTTTAATCTTCATCCATTAAAATAGACTCCATATGTTTTGACTTTAATATCCTTACTGGGTCCCCTAAGTTGATTATTAAATCGCTACCTTCACTGTATCCACCAGAAACTTGTTTAGTATTAATATTGAGAGCCTTAACATCGTAATTACCGAGCATTTTAGACATTGTAACACCTACATTTGCAATAGGACTAGACAAATACTCAGCAGTTTTACATAATGAAAAATTTTTATAGACGTTTATTATTTTAATTTTCCCTTTTATTAAATCTAAAGTGCCAAGAGGTTCATTAGTATCAGGATCCTTTATTTCTTCCCCTATTTGATAGATTTCAAGTAAGTCCCCAATGTTAGCACCGTCAATGGCTCCAACATTAACTACTACCATGTATTCATCGATAATTTTAATGATTTTATAACTCATTCATCAACACTTCCTTCTATGCTATGTTCTACAGTATATTTCAACTTTTGTAACAACTCCTTTTCTGCTTTGGTTGTTGGATTTGAAGACTCGACTAACATTTTAACAACATGTGTTACTTGCTTATGTTGGTTTAATTCGTTTATATTTTTTGTATATGCTTTTGATGTATTGTCAAAACTTGATTGTAATGTTTTTAAATCGGTGCTAACTTGGTTTTTTTCTTCATTTGCATTAGCTAGTTCTCTTGACAATGTTCGTTTGTCTTTAAATATCCGATAGCAAGTTAATAACAAAAATAATACCATTCCAGATAAAAACACCAAATATGTATTGTTAACAGAATTGGTTTTAAGATATGTATAAATGGTTCCTATCGATACAATGAGTGATAAAGTAGTAGTAAATCTATTAAATATATAACTAGAAAAGTTTTCATTCATAATAAACACCTAATTTATAATTGTTTTAATAGACG
It contains:
- a CDS encoding polysaccharide deacetylase family protein translates to MLKKMQHYYIMLTVFLLAACSIVTEGSTVTESIDEGNELYPGIKIKSEIKRDKDYHYAVHYPLTDSQEINDEIKTYIDTRVTKFMIDMAEDKLGEPVVGLHIDFEITYFTPDYFSVEFSETLFVDEAMTNMIPFNFNRVENRKIELQELFVGEEEITIVEPNDEHEIVDFLVKEPVIRFYEKNGEIIDLPKAQLVGQLQPEFLSGYEKKEKKTKENKGTKEEKMEKGKEEKQKANQKRIALTYDDGPHHLYTLQILEELEKYGAHATFFVLGNRAEFHPDIVLETMEAGHEIGNHSWSHPKFSGLSKKQIVNQIEKTQDVVHSITGEYPTFVRTPYGSMSDSILNAINMPVVLWSVDPKDWKVSSSQAVIDNVLNNVEDGSIILLHDTYEHTVNATAAIVETLSEEGYEFVTVTELLGLDEEESQRAMVINSGTPK
- a CDS encoding low molecular weight protein-tyrosine-phosphatase produces the protein MIRVLFVCLGNICRSPMAEAVFRKKVKEAGLQNKIQVDSAGTGNWHTGKRPHEGTVMILEKNKVDHSGITARQVEESDLQAFDYIVAMDAENIGVLRSLAGHERTGDMSRLLDYLPDSDVADVPDPYYTGNFTEVYALVEDSCTHLLAYIKEQHQL
- a CDS encoding H-type small acid-soluble spore protein; the protein is MNTQRAQEILESAQEIDVNYNGTPVWIQHVDKEAGTARVFKAENPEDEMTVPVDQLNEQ
- a CDS encoding recombinase family protein; protein product: MTCAIYVRVSTDEQVKEGFSISAQLERLRAFATSQGWDVSHEYVEEGWSAKNINRPQMQKMLKDIKKGEIDVILVYKLDRLTRSVIDLYALLKEFEDHNVAFRSATEVYDTSTAMGRLFVTLVAALAQWEREQLVERVKVGLEQMVDEGKKPGAQELFGYKFDTDFNCEIIEEEAEIVRWMFQLYADGYGYRAIAEKLNQKGIKTKRSGKPWSFSSVRLILTNDMYIGVFRYGDKVRYNTHPPIVNEILFRQVQKKMKSKQVTDSRKGKLMLTGILKCGHCEEHGMNGNYDKRDQKVYYRCSKCFRTASESKLVDIILKELHMLITSKDYFLSMVKNPQNDEQELLLLKEELETVTTQKKKLLDLYMDENSPFDKDELYSRTVKLNEREQELLLTLADMDFDMDSPDTKYEKIKNLTDIVEHFHKADPPTQKELLETIFEKIVYFRHEKGRHTPIKLEYSLR
- a CDS encoding ImmA/IrrE family metallo-endopeptidase, giving the protein MRFATIREEKLIKIYKNKDILTISDLSIKNMAACFNIKVTFHKKKSFCLYDNNCAFIFLNEDQSIEHIRSDFFHELAHFLEHSGVQKGMHKDFKKLQEEQAYWISLYAAMPRHIFEPALTQATSPIQLSELFQLPLDMVKERFNGFKRERKRHHEHVQFVNDYEKNRRKSLQPGKVYDSTIDILKKLANQVGEENLHHDVARLLRR
- a CDS encoding DUF6731 family protein, with the protein product MPTTVQFFNCFLSKNGDRTNVSISDFLDGVISLEENVRFIENKYGSYSLIDMFMPNQNPNNNSLDRIVGFANYRDKKPFVGTRGRDERAEITGDVLELTTCMFIPTYHLAIIEYNHFGARPMHIEQYLNSFLPKVQGEAWQFELIPIETPASFREIRSSGDIRNIEIKLDLLSTDVGLFTGEEMNPQSISYRILHESYQAYRELGANVATLSLGQGRHRSNPMEFDSLISLLQVLDLQSDIFASVKVKYYNPNTRKVTTADLKNDGLLKKVILENNNSTAFESVGIGISKYYYEQSNRLANSEWRNQVTELIAADLPVIRPNNWDETE